The DNA region CATGCAGGAAAAATCCCAGCATGATCTAGGTATCCCATTCCAAATGCTCGTCAATCACCGTGCCAAATAAAAATACCGTGGTATAAAAACCAGGGAAGTTCAGTAAGTGTTTCATGATTCTAAACAAGCTGCTATTTGTAGTTGGAAACTCCCAGCTCTCAATTACGTATTAGGTGGTAGGAAGGTATGGAACCAAACACAAGACACTAAGATCACCCCCGGATCTCTTCGCCATCGGCAAGCACCGTCCTCGCCTGAGCCGCATCTTTCAACTGGATAAACCCAAACGTTTCAAACGCCTTCTATAGCGCACAAGTTAAGTGTTTTAAAAACAACGTGTTATGATAATTTAATTTCAAATCCTCACAAAAAATGAACTTAGAAAACGCGCTTTTGAAGGCTAAAACCGACATGCGCGAAGAGCTGCGTTCCAGCCCGCAACCCGCTTGGTCACGTAGTTATCTACGCTCCCGCTCGGGCTTTCAGTCTGCGCCTTGCTCTTCATCACATCTCGATTTTTTGAAACACTCGGGTAAATTCATCGCCACTCCAAAAACACCAACCCTACGTATCCTATTAATATGGACCAAACAGCCAGGTACGGCTCGCTCACATCGGTTACAGGTACACCGGTTGGTGAAGAAACGAAAACTTGTCCACTAACCACGGTAAGGGTAAAGATCGTGTGCTTTCAAGTTGGTGCAATATTTAATAAAGAGTAGCCATGCCAAAAGTAATTCCAGGAATCAATGTCGGGGCAGACACAGATTTCGCTTTTTTAAACGGCGCGAGAGTAGGTGTCCTTTCCAATCAAGCCTCGATAGACACACGAGGGAATCACCTGGTGGACCTTCTGATGAAAAGTCACTGCACAGTGAAGAAATTGTTTGCGGCAGAGCATGGATTCCTGGGCACAGCTCAAGACATGATTCCAATCGAGAGGGAAACAAGTGAGGCAACAGGAATTGAAATCATCAGCCTCTATGGAGACAGCATAGAAAGCCTGTATCCAGCGCCCGAAGACTTTCAGGATTTGGACATTCTCATTGTCGACCTACCCGACATCGGATCCCGATATTACACCTTCTCTCAAACGATGGCGTATTGTATGCGGGCTGCAGGTCAGGCTGGAGTGAAGGTCGTGGTACTGGACAGGCCGAATCCCATCGGTGGTCTTCAGATCGAAGGCTCAACCCTAACCAAAGCCTGTCGATCATTTTGCGGGATAGGTCCCATCGCAAATCGCCATGGAATGACCCTCGGTGAACTGGCAACCATGTTTCGTACCGGTTTCGGAGAAGGTGAAGCAACCCTGGAGCCGCACCTTTGCGAACTTGAGGTTATTCGAACCGTAGGTTGGAAACGATCACAGTATCTGGACAAAACAACGATCCCCTGGGTGAAACCTTCCCCGAATATGCCTTTTCTGGACACTGCGATTATCTATCCCGGAGCTTGTTTATTTGAAGCCACCAACCTTTCAGAAGGCAGAGGAACGGATCGACCTTTTGAGTGGATAGGCGCTCCCTGGATTGATTCCAATGCATGGATTGACGCCACCAAAAAGGTTGGTCTTCCAACAGCAGGAGTCGCCCTCTCGGTCGTGGATTTCACTCCGAAATTTCAAAAGCACGCAGGTAAACTCTGCCGCGGGATTCAGATCCAGGTGGAAGATCGCCAAACCTTCCAGCCTTACCGATTCGGCATGGCTCTGCTGATAGCTGCGGCACAAACTTTTCCCTGTAAGTTCGCATGGCGAAAAGAACCCTATGAATTTATCGATAAGGTTCCGGCAATTGATTTGCTGTATGGGGATTCGACATTGCGCATGGTATCGGAAGGCCGAAGCTCCATCGACGAGATAGTTAGGCAATTGACCCAGTTCGAATCCTGGTATCAAGCCTCCAGAACCGGTTACTTCCTTTACTAGGAGATAATCAAGCCGGTGGCTTGTTCCGGTACATACGCTTGCGTTGCTC from Verrucomicrobiota bacterium includes:
- a CDS encoding DUF1343 domain-containing protein, with the translated sequence MPKVIPGINVGADTDFAFLNGARVGVLSNQASIDTRGNHLVDLLMKSHCTVKKLFAAEHGFLGTAQDMIPIERETSEATGIEIISLYGDSIESLYPAPEDFQDLDILIVDLPDIGSRYYTFSQTMAYCMRAAGQAGVKVVVLDRPNPIGGLQIEGSTLTKACRSFCGIGPIANRHGMTLGELATMFRTGFGEGEATLEPHLCELEVIRTVGWKRSQYLDKTTIPWVKPSPNMPFLDTAIIYPGACLFEATNLSEGRGTDRPFEWIGAPWIDSNAWIDATKKVGLPTAGVALSVVDFTPKFQKHAGKLCRGIQIQVEDRQTFQPYRFGMALLIAAAQTFPCKFAWRKEPYEFIDKVPAIDLLYGDSTLRMVSEGRSSIDEIVRQLTQFESWYQASRTGYFLY